A section of the Pleuronectes platessa chromosome 7, fPlePla1.1, whole genome shotgun sequence genome encodes:
- the LOC128444246 gene encoding protein brawnin: MPAGVSWPRYLRMFGASVLAMFAGAQVVHQYYLPDLSIPDIPPRPGELQTELQGYRVREEAAATLQQLREEQKVD; this comes from the exons ATGCCAGCCGGTGTGTCTTGGCCTCGGTACCTGAGGATGTTTGGAGCCAGTGTACTGGCCATGTTTGCAGGAGCACAGGTCGTCCATCAGTACTACCTACCTGATCTG AGTATACCAGATATCCCACCAAGGCCCGGGGAGCTTCAGACAGAGCTGCAGGGATACAGagtcagagaagaagctgctgctACGTTACAGCAGCTCAGAGAAGAACAAAAAGTGGACTGA
- the samm50 gene encoding sorting and assembly machinery component 50 homolog A isoform X1 produces MGTVHARSLDPLPMKGPEFGVQADDIEAADIEQEPKQEVLENKDVVVQQVHIDGLGRTKEDLLTYEIAEVFRAKNLIDVMRRSHEARQKLLRLGIFRKVEVVIDTSRGEDALPNGLDVTFEVTELRRMTGSYNTMVGNNEGSMVLGLKLPNVFGRAEKLTFQFSYGTKETSYGLSLFKPQPGHFERNISINMYKVTGQFPWSSLRETDRGVSAEISFPVWKTSQTLKWEGVWRELGCLARTASFAIREESGHSLKSSLSHSMVIDSRNSSILPRKGGLLKIHQELAGFTGGDASFLKEDFEIQLNKTLFWDSVLSASLWGGLLLPIGERPTSIADRFYLGGPTSIRGFSMYSMGPQSEGMAGDYLGGEGYWAGGLHLYTPLPFRPGRGGFGDLFRTHFFLNAGNLCNLNYGEGPYAHLKKLAECLRWSYGVGLVLRLGNIARLELNYCIPMGVQSGDRICDGVQFGAGIRFL; encoded by the exons ATGGGCACCGTCCATGCCCGG AGCCTGGACCCTCTGCCCATGAAAGGGCCAGAGTTTGGGGTTCAGGCAGACGACATCGAGGCGGCAGATATTGAACAGGAGCCCAAACAAGAGGTTCTTGAAAACAAGGAT GTTGTGGTTCAACAAGTGCACATAGATGGACTCGGAAGAACCAAGGAGGACCTGTTGACTTATGAAATCGCAGAAGTTTTCAGGGCAAAAAACTTGATTGAT GTGATGCGAAGGTCTCATGAAGCCCGACAGAAGCTTCTGCGTCTCGGTATCTTCAGAAAAGTTGAAGTGGTTATAGACACATCACGAG GTGAGGACGCTCTTCCGAATGGCCTTGACGTGACCTTCGAGGTCACTGAGCTGAGACGAATGACGGGCAGCTACAACACTATGGTCGGAAACAATGAAGGAAGCATG GTACTGGGCCTGAAGTTACCTAATGTATTTGGCCGTGCAGAGAAACTGACCTTCCAGTTCTCCTATGGCACCAAAGAGACGTCCTACGGCCTGTCTTTGTTCAAACCTCAACCAGGACACTTTGAACGCAA TATCTCAATCAACATGTACAAAGTAACTGGTCAGTTTCCATGGAGTTCACTGAGGGAGACGGATCGAGGCGTCTCTGCAGAAATCAGC TTCCCCGTGTGGAAGACCAGCCAGACACTAAAGTGGGAGGGAGTTTGGAGAGAGCTGGGCTGTCTGGCTCGCACTGCCTCGTTTGCTATTCGGGAGGAGAGTGGCCATTCCCTCAAATCCTCACTCTCG cattCTATGGTCATTGACAGCAGAAATTCCTCCATCCTTCCCAGGAAAGGTGGCCTGTTGAAGATCCATCAG GAACTCGCTGGTTTCACTGGGGGAGATGCTAGTTTCCTGAAGGAGGACTTTGAGATCCAGCTCAACAAAACACTCTTCTGGGACTCG gtcctctctgcctccttgtGGGGCGGTCTACTCCTACCCATTGGTGAGAGGCCAACAAGCATCGCCGACAG GTTCTATCTCGGTGGCCCCACCAGTATCAGGGGGTTCAGTATGTACAGCATGGGCCCACAGAGCGAA GGGATGGCAGGTGACTACCTGGGAGGAGAGGGCTACTGGGCTGGAGGTCTCCACCTCTACACCCCTCTACCCTTCAGACCAGGCCGGGGCGGCTTTGGTGACCTCTTCAGAACACACTTCTTCCTCAATGCCGGAAACCTTTGTAATCTCAACTATG gTGAGGGTCCATATGCACATTTGAAGAAACTGGCTGAATGCCTCCGTTGGTCATACGGAGTGGGCCTTGTGCTGCGTTTGGGGAACATTGCCAGGCTGGAGCTGAATTACTGCATTCCCATGGGAGTCCAGAGTGGAGACAG gATATGTGATGGAGTCCAGTTTGGAGCAGGCATCCGATTCCTGTGA
- the si:dkey-42p14.3 gene encoding EF-hand calcium-binding domain-containing protein 10, giving the protein MATEKERDAAEYLKRHRIMELLENLSSLLFFYRPENPTQFLVEQLEQLKTSQESGGQGPNLFNNSNLDSVLGILDPSNIKHITFAQYKHALTTLGIKDFDECPEGANEDRISCETFKTEAMRGLQRSSATYEQL; this is encoded by the exons ATGGCGACGGAGAAAGAACGAGACGCTGCAGAATATCTGAAAAGACACCGAATAATGGAGCTGTTGGAAAACCTGAGCAGTCTGCTCTTCTTCTACAGACCTG AGAATCCCACGCAGTTTCTTGTTGAGCAGCTGGAGCAGCTAAAGACTTCTCAAGAGAGCGGGGGTCAAGGGCCAAATCTGTTCAACAACTCCAACCTGGACTCAGTCTTAGGGATCCTGGACCCCTCCAAtataaaacacatcacttttgCGCAATACAAGCACG CTCTGACCACACTGGGCATAAAGGACTTTGATGAATGTCCTGAAGGTGCTAATGAAGACAGAATATCCTGTGAGACCTTTAAAACAGAAGC GATGCGAGGCCTGCAGAGAAGCTCAGCAACATATGAACAACTGTGA
- the samm50 gene encoding sorting and assembly machinery component 50 homolog A isoform X2, which produces MGTVHARSLDPLPMKGPEFGVQADDIEAADIEQEPKQEVLENKDVVVQQVHIDGLGRTKEDLLTYEIAEVFRAKNLIDVMRRSHEARQKLLRLGIFRKVEVVIDTSRGEDALPNGLDVTFEVTELRRMTGSYNTMVGNNEGSMVLGLKLPNVFGRAEKLTFQFSYGTKETSYGLSLFKPQPGHFERNISINMYKVTGQFPWSSLRETDRGVSAEISFPVWKTSQTLKWEGVWRELGCLARTASFAIREESGHSLKSSLSHSMVIDSRNSSILPRKGGLLKIHQELAGFTGGDASFLKEDFEIQLNKTLFWDSVLSASLWGGLLLPIGERPTSIADRFYLGGPTSIRGFSMYSMGPQSEGDYLGGEGYWAGGLHLYTPLPFRPGRGGFGDLFRTHFFLNAGNLCNLNYGEGPYAHLKKLAECLRWSYGVGLVLRLGNIARLELNYCIPMGVQSGDRICDGVQFGAGIRFL; this is translated from the exons ATGGGCACCGTCCATGCCCGG AGCCTGGACCCTCTGCCCATGAAAGGGCCAGAGTTTGGGGTTCAGGCAGACGACATCGAGGCGGCAGATATTGAACAGGAGCCCAAACAAGAGGTTCTTGAAAACAAGGAT GTTGTGGTTCAACAAGTGCACATAGATGGACTCGGAAGAACCAAGGAGGACCTGTTGACTTATGAAATCGCAGAAGTTTTCAGGGCAAAAAACTTGATTGAT GTGATGCGAAGGTCTCATGAAGCCCGACAGAAGCTTCTGCGTCTCGGTATCTTCAGAAAAGTTGAAGTGGTTATAGACACATCACGAG GTGAGGACGCTCTTCCGAATGGCCTTGACGTGACCTTCGAGGTCACTGAGCTGAGACGAATGACGGGCAGCTACAACACTATGGTCGGAAACAATGAAGGAAGCATG GTACTGGGCCTGAAGTTACCTAATGTATTTGGCCGTGCAGAGAAACTGACCTTCCAGTTCTCCTATGGCACCAAAGAGACGTCCTACGGCCTGTCTTTGTTCAAACCTCAACCAGGACACTTTGAACGCAA TATCTCAATCAACATGTACAAAGTAACTGGTCAGTTTCCATGGAGTTCACTGAGGGAGACGGATCGAGGCGTCTCTGCAGAAATCAGC TTCCCCGTGTGGAAGACCAGCCAGACACTAAAGTGGGAGGGAGTTTGGAGAGAGCTGGGCTGTCTGGCTCGCACTGCCTCGTTTGCTATTCGGGAGGAGAGTGGCCATTCCCTCAAATCCTCACTCTCG cattCTATGGTCATTGACAGCAGAAATTCCTCCATCCTTCCCAGGAAAGGTGGCCTGTTGAAGATCCATCAG GAACTCGCTGGTTTCACTGGGGGAGATGCTAGTTTCCTGAAGGAGGACTTTGAGATCCAGCTCAACAAAACACTCTTCTGGGACTCG gtcctctctgcctccttgtGGGGCGGTCTACTCCTACCCATTGGTGAGAGGCCAACAAGCATCGCCGACAG GTTCTATCTCGGTGGCCCCACCAGTATCAGGGGGTTCAGTATGTACAGCATGGGCCCACAGAGCGAAG GTGACTACCTGGGAGGAGAGGGCTACTGGGCTGGAGGTCTCCACCTCTACACCCCTCTACCCTTCAGACCAGGCCGGGGCGGCTTTGGTGACCTCTTCAGAACACACTTCTTCCTCAATGCCGGAAACCTTTGTAATCTCAACTATG gTGAGGGTCCATATGCACATTTGAAGAAACTGGCTGAATGCCTCCGTTGGTCATACGGAGTGGGCCTTGTGCTGCGTTTGGGGAACATTGCCAGGCTGGAGCTGAATTACTGCATTCCCATGGGAGTCCAGAGTGGAGACAG gATATGTGATGGAGTCCAGTTTGGAGCAGGCATCCGATTCCTGTGA
- the api5 gene encoding apoptosis inhibitor 5 gives MAVTIEDLYRSYGVLADAKDNLSQHKDAYQVIVDGVKGGPKEKRLAAQFIPKFFSSFPELADAAINAQLDLCEDEDVSIRRQAIKELPRFATGENILRVADILTQLLQTDDTAEFNQVNVALVSIFKVDAKGTLGGLFSQILQGEDIVRERAIKFLSAKLKTLSEEVMTKEVEDYVFAETKKVLEDVTGEEFVLLMRVVSGLRVLQTVHGRQQLVELVVEQAFLEQALNPTDPDTVDRLLQCTRQALPLFSKNVHSTRFVTYFCEHVLPNLSSLTSPVAELDIQLEVLKLLAEMSPFCGDMEKLEANLNMLFTKLLEFMPMPPEEVENGDNATSEEPKLQFSYVECLLFGFHQLGKKLPDFLLDKVDAERLKDFKIRLQYFARGLQVYIRQLRVALQGKTGDALKTDENKIKVVALKITNNINILIKDLFHNPPSYKSTVTLSWKPVQKAEAVAPKRPSAEEMGSGGSEKKQISPLPRRDARQIYNPPSGKYSASIGNFSNERGGFRGGRGRGFGTRGNRSRGRTY, from the exons ATGGCGGTCACCATTGAGGATCTCTACCGTAGCTACGGGGTCCTGGCAGATGCTAAGGACAACCTCAGTCAG cacAAAGATGCTTACCAAGTAATCGTGGATGGTGTAAAGGGCGGCCCCAAGGAGAAACGGCTGGCAGCTCAGTTTATTCCCAAATTCTTCAGCAGCTTTCCGGAACTCGCTGATGCAGCCATAAATGCTCAGCTTGATCTTTGTGAGGATGAAGATGTCTCG ATTCGACGACAGGCCATCAAGGAGCTCCCACGGTTTGCAACTGGCGAGAACATCCTCAGAGTTGCAGATATTCTCACCCAGCTCCTTCAGACAG ATGACACAGCCGAATTCAACCAAGTGAATGTAGCACTTGTTTCTATCTTCAAGGTAGATGCTAAGG GTACTCTCGGAGGCCTCTTCTCACAGATCCTTCAGGGAGAGGACATAGTGCGGGAAAGGGCGATCAAGTTTCTGTCAGCCAAACTGAAGACCCTGTCAGAGGAAGTCATGACAAAGGAGGTGGAGGATTACGTCTTTGCAGAAACAAAGAAG GTGTTGGAGGATGTGACAGGAGAGGAGTTTGTGCTGTTGATGCGTGTGGTGTCCGGCCTTCGGGTGCTGCAGACGGTGCACGGCaggcagcagctggtggagtTGGTGGTAGAGCAGGCTTTCCTCGAGCAGGCTCTCAACCCGACCGACCCTGATACAGTTGACCGCCTGCTGCAGTGCACACGCCAGGCCCTGCCCCTGTTCTCC AAAAATGTCCATTCCACACGTTTTGTAACCTACTTCTGTGAACACGTGCTGCCCAACCTCAGCTCCCTGACGAGTCCTGTGGCTGAGCTGGACATTCAGTTGGAG gtacTGAAGCTGCTCGCTGAGATGAGTCCGTTTTGCGGAGACATGGAAAAGCTGGAGGCCAACCTCAACATGCTGTTTACCAAGCTGCTG GAGTTCATGCCGATGCCACCAGAAGAAGTGGAGAATGGAGACAACGCGACGAGCGAGGAACCCAAACTGCAGTTCAGTTATGTTGAGTGCCTCCTCTTTGGCTTCCACCAGCTTGGCAAGAAGCTGCCAGACTTCCTCCTCGACAAAGTTGATGCGGAGCGTCTCAAAGACTTCAAGATCAG ATTACAGTACTTTGCCAGAGGCCTGCAGGTTTACATCAGACAGTTACGAGTCGCACTGCAGGGCAAGACAGGAGATGCTCTAAAGACAGACGAG AACAAAATCAAAGTGGTGGCCCTGAAGATCACAAACAACATCAATATCCTCATCAAG GATCTGTTCCACAACCCTCCATCGTACAAGAGCACAGTCACTCTATCCTGGAAACCTGTCCAGAAGGCGGAGGCAGTAGC acCGAAGCGTCCGTCAGCTGAGGAGATGGGGTCTGGAggcagtgaaaaaaaacagatctCACCTCTGCCCCGGAGGGATGCTCGGCAAATCTACAATCCCCCCAGCGGCAAGTACAGCGCCTCCATTGGCAATTTTAGCAATG AGCGTGGCGGCTTCAGGGGCGGACGAGGACGAGGCTTCGGAACCAGAGGCAACAGGAGCCGTGGCCGAACTTACTGA